In Monodelphis domestica isolate mMonDom1 chromosome 3, mMonDom1.pri, whole genome shotgun sequence, the following proteins share a genomic window:
- the LOC100030238 gene encoding transcription factor BTF3-like: MKEMIKNQEKLAKLQAQVHIGGKGTTWRKKKVVHRTATAEDKKLQFSLKKVGVNDISGIEEVNMFISQGTVIHFNNPKVQASLAPNTFTITGHAEAKQLIEMFPSILNQLGVDSWTNLRRLTKALPKQPVDGKAPLVTGEEDDDEVPDLTENFDEAFKNEAN; encoded by the coding sequence ATGAAAGAAATGATTAAGAACCAAGAAAAACTTGCCAAGCTGCAGGCGCAAGTGCACATTGGTGGGAAAGGAACTacttggagaaagaagaaggTGGTTCATAGAACAGCTACAGCAGAGGATAAGAAACTTCAATTTTCCTTAAAGAAAGTAGGAGTAAATGATATCTCTGGCATTGAAGAGGTGAATATGTTTATCAGCCAGGGAACAGTGATCCACTTTAATAATCCTAAAGTTCAGGCATCATTGGCACCAAACACTTTCACAATTACTGGCCATGCTGAGGCAAAGCAGCTAATAGAAATGTTCCCCAGCATCTTAAACCAGCTTGGAGTTGACAGTTGGACTAACTTAAGAAGACTGACAAAAGCTCTGCCCAAACAGCCTGTTGATGGAAAAGCACCCCTTGTTACTGGGGAAGAGGATGATgatgaagtcccagatctcactgAGAATTTTGATGAAGCTTTTAAGAATGAGGCAAATTGA